In Orcinus orca chromosome 15, mOrcOrc1.1, whole genome shotgun sequence, the DNA window AGTGGTGCTGTCATACAGCAGTGGGATATGGGTTCAGAAGGCCTAAGTTCCCTGTTTCCTACCAACTTCCCTACTCACTGTGGTAGTAACTAGGAAATTATTTAACTTCCACTTAATCCTTTCCACTTTATCAATTCTGAGGAATATTTCTGAGCATTCAgtctttctcttgcctttttcattttgtgaTATTCTGTACTTGTGGTAGAAGGATCCTTTATGCTGATCCTTCCCAAATGTGGATTTGTCTGAGTTGCTCTGTAAAATTTTGATAATAATAATTGGTTTGTTTCCACTGGTTTGAATATTAAACAAAATGGTATAGGTGATATAGCCCTTTGTTAACTATTTGATTCTATACAAAATATTgctgtctggggacttccctggtggtccatagGTTacgattctgtgcttccactgcagggggaatgagttcgatccctgatcggggaaataagatcctgcatgcaggaGTCCCTGAGCAGTGTGTTCTTTTAAATGAAAGCAGAAATCGATTTcatgtttagtttttgtttgtttttttttgcggtacgcgggcctctcactgttgtggcctctctcgttgcggagcacaggctccggacgcgcatggctcacgggcctagccgctccgcggcatgtgggatcttcccggaccggggcatgaacccatgtcccctgcatcggcaggcggactctcaaccactgcgccaccagggaagccctcatgtttagttttgtttggAGCAATATAAGCAAGTCACgttctaaatttttttaatgtcttctctAATAGAAATGGAACTATattgggtttaatattttttagcatgacatctttaaaaatgcatatattaagaATTCCACATTTACCTGATTGCATGAACAGTCTGCCTGGTTTTCTAAAAATCTTCAGCGACTTACATCTTGTTTTAGATGCATATCCAGTTTTTAAACTGTAAGAAAGAGAAGCATCTTAATTGGAACCAGCACAGTGAACAGCTGCCAAATGCATGTGGAAGAccatatatgttctttttattaAGCTGCCGGCATCACCAAAGAGACCCTTTCAGACCCTGAATTCTCCCGTGACATACTAACCCTGAGATGCAAAGCTAACGATTGTAGCGCAGGTTGAATAATCAGGCATCTtaatctcttttttcctttttccttttttgtttatagTATTCCTCTGTGCATAAGCCACCATATGCTTCTCCTTTTGAAagtgtttgtattattttaaatttgagtgGGAATCATTTAAAAGGGCAGTCTTCCATATCTTTAGCTGATCGAAATTTTTACAGTTCCACAAAGTTCTGAAAACAGTAACATATCCCAGTCAGCTCAGTAAAGAGACTATAAGATAGCattcttttgtgctttttgtcCAACCTATTCTGAATTTAATAAAGTGAACATATTAGGGAACACAAGATTTAATGTCATTTAGCTCAAATAAAATTGAGGGGTACATTTTTCTCTTAAAGAGTAGGAAACAAAcctttctttgtttctcactGGTCGCCAAAGGGAATGCTGTATGATCATCTCAGGTGCAGATGCAGCTGCAATGTTAGAAGGCCCCGAGTCCTCTCTCTCCAGCTGGTGTCGCCATGTAGTGCAGGGGTAATGCTGCTTCTGTGAGTAACGAGAACTGAGGTGGCTCCTGTGATGAGTGAGGACACCTGTCACACAAATCACCTCTGTTAGAACACCCTCTTGTTTCTTGTGAGAACTAGTGAGAAACTACCTGGAGGTGCACCTGCCTGGTTTTTGTGAGCTGTGCTGGGTCACATGCATGTACTGCCTCTTCATTAACGTCCTCAGATAGTTTGCATTATAGATCTTAGCAATGCTGCACAGGTAACGCTTCTGGCCTAAGGTGAGGTCTGGATGCTAGAAGACAAAACAAGATTTATAGGCTGCATTGTAGAACAGAGGTTGGCAATATTCCATATCTGAAAGGATAGAATGTTCATTTGGCCAAAaaattaagagagaaagaaatggccATTTAAATAGTACAAGTGACTCTGTTTGCCATTTCCACTCGAGTGATTCAGATGCCCACTgggtttgagaaacactgccctaGAAGAATAAGGAAAGTGTGAATCTGCTGTCTGTCAATGAGTCTTAGTTCCCATGTGCCTCTCAGTGAGTGTAGGCATCTTGCCTTCTGAATATGATGTTTGAGGTGGTACCTCAAAAGTGGTACCTAAAAGAAACACAATTACTCTAGTCTTAGAAACAGTCTTTTCTAGCACCAGAAGAATAACTCTCGGTGTTGGACAGACTGAGGGTAGTCTGTTGGTCTCTTatataggtaattttttttttttggccgtgcctagcggcatgtgggatcttagttcctgacctgggatcaaacctgtgccccctgcagtggaagtatggcgtcttaatcactggaccaccagggaagtcccagtcataTAAGTAATTTTGACTAAGATTTTCACTGTACTTGCTGATTTTAGAAGTTAACGCTCACCTAAAATGCAAGACTCCactatatatgcatgtgtatatacatacaaacacaagATTTACTGAACTGAATAgataataaatgcagagaaaatattaaatgttggTCAGAAATAACTTATCAGTTTGCACAGATCTTTAGTAACCCTAATTTATATTGCTCTAGAGAGGGTACTTCTGCCAGCTATGATCTTTAATGGGTAATACGGGTCAACAGTTATGAAGtgtttattgccattttctttaCTTACTTGCTTTTAATTTTGTGGTCCTTGAGCAAAATCTTTATGAGGTTGGGTTTCTGTCTCTAGAGTGGAACTTTCCTCAAGCATCTTTGTGCTTGGCACTGAGCTTCCTGAGTAAAGGTACATTAGATCCAAAGTATCATAAAACCCTGAAAGAACTCTTATGATAGGGAATCTATAATGATAAAATCCTTGCATTCACTCATGAGTTTACCCAGCAGATATTTATGGACTCCTAGACAATGTGCTGGGTGTACTTGTCTTCTACAGTGCCTTACCCTCTAACTAGCTTATCTTCAATAAAAAGTTCAGCTCTGAATACAAAGACTATCGGTATTTAAATAAAGTATTGGTATTTGGTTAGCATACCTTTAGAAAGGATGTCTCTGTCATTGACTTAGGGATGTGAATTGTTTGAACTTGAGGCGTTTTCCATAACTCTTGCAGCATGGCTATGTGTGAGTTCATTTTGTGTCCATCTTTGAATCTATCTGTAGGCAAGGACATTATTATGTGAATTTCATAAGCAAAGATAAGTTTaacaaattaattattaagatcCATCTATTTACATGTGTCATTGATTATCCTGGAATACCAGTATGAGTCAGACTGTTAAATCTGAAGAGACATTATGATATGCCATTTGGTTTTAGAGCACACAAAAATCtaagatatttataaatatttactatatataatgatatataatcATTACATAtggacaaaattattttgaactcaGCTGAGATGCAAAATGTTGACAGTAACTTATTTCtttagtttattgtatgtcagacCATACTAAACAGGAATATACATGCAGGATTTGTGCtttaaagattttcaaaaatattttatcattcattTGCCTTCAGTATATAGTTTCGAAATTCTATTCTGCATTAGACTCAAGATAGAATAACACACATTTTATCCCTTTAATGAGGCAGTGTTAAAATGAAgagctttagggacttccctgttggcgcagtggttaagaatccacctgccaatgcaggggacacgggttcaatccttggtccggcatgattccacatgccgtggagcagctaagcccatgcgccacaactactgagcctgcgcgcctagagcctgtgctccgcaacaagagaagccatagcagtgagaagcccacgcatggcaggaaagagtaacccccactcgctgcaactagagaaagcccgcgcgcagcaacaaagacccaacacagccattaattaattaattaataataatttagggcttccctggtggcgcagtggttgagaggccgcctgccaatgcaggggacgcgggttcgtgccctggtccgggaaaatcccacatgccgcggagcggctgggcccgtgagccatggccgttgagcctgcgcgtccggagcctgtgctccgcaacgggagaggccacaacagtgagaggcccgcgtaccgcaaaaaaaaaaaaaaaataataataataatttttttaaaaagagaaactgcCATCAAGGGGGtttcatcttctaaaaaaaataaaaaataaaacaataataataatagttaaacGCAACAAAGAATCCAATTGAAAATTGGCAAAGGGCTTGAATAGACTTTggatgtctccaaagaagatatacaaatggctaataaacacatgaaaagatgctcactaccactaattattagggaaatgcaaataaaaatcacagtgagatatcacttaaTACCCATAAggatgactatcatcaaaaaaacagaaaacaagtgttagctgggatatggagaaattggagccctgcgcactgctggtgggaatatattgaataaaatgatgcagctgctgtggaaacagtatggcggttcctcaaaaaaagcaaacagaattgccatgattcagcaattccattttaaaacaaccacatgtatataaaataaatagtgatatatatgtatatacacgcagatatgtgtgtgtttttcctaggtAACTGTTAGGACTATAAATTTTCCAAGGAAAAGCAAAGTGAATTCAGGTTTATATATCACTGAATTGAAATTGCTCCCCTCAAAAAATTAGTGAGAGGTCTTGGGGGCCTGTCTTAACCTCTTACCTCCAGCAGCTCTATCCTTTACTTCAAGTGAGAGGAAAATAGCAGCattgagaaatattttatgttctttgaAGTTGAACAATTTAGAATTTTTTCCTTCAACCTGTGTATAAACCCCAGGTTGTGTTCTGTCCTTTTCAACCAACATCGGTTATAAACACAGTTCTTTTCAGATTCATTGCAATTTTGAAGTACTCTTTTGATGTGAGATATCTTAACAGGAGACAAAGAACCTGCTGGATTGTTGTTTGAAAATCTTAAAGAGTTTACCAAGGATGCtaatgaagactttttaaaattccattgtgTGAGTAGTTATAGCAAAACTGGCTTCTCTGAGCCATATTACTGATACATATTATCTGCTTTATATGCTCTACTCACCAATACCTTTGGAATTCTGGTAATAAGAATATCCAGCtgatctgtttaaaaaaaaaaagggatgtaaataatatgtaataattGACAGCTTTATAAGCattaaagaaagtattttaaatgaaaaaaggacAGTATTGCAGATGCTTTTTACTTTTCATGTTTCCATCAGATAATAATGTCTTGCAAATCTTCTCCTGTAATTCTGGTTATATTCTAATGACTCCAGGCTTCTTCAAAGTGGGTTATCTGAGATTTTTACCATTCTGTAAAGGATTTACTGTAAGCCAGATTTGGCTTTACTTTTATAGCCACCTAATCTAATTCCTACACCGAGCTCAATAAAGTTGTTTGGGCTTCTGTGctattcatgatattttcttcctttatttttaataaagtaatttATTGTATGTAATTTAAGGTGAACTGGAACTGATAAGTTGGTCTGGAATGTTGCTAATTTTGTAcaagttcattttttcttttctcaaattgACAAACActcccctttttctcttcctgcaaTTTATTCAATGACCAAGAATTCATTGATCCCCTGAGATACTGGGATCCAGAACTCTGCCAAGCACTgtgacaaacagaaaagaaacacacaacCCCATCCTATCTTTAGAAATCCTAAATccacaaatacatttatttttttaaaaaaacatggccATGGGTGCAGCAGGAGCCATGACGGTGGGCTTCAGAGGAACACCGGGCAATTCTCACTTTTAGGGAATAACTCATGCAAGGGATAAGGAGGTACTGCCCACAGCAGTAACTTCAGCAACTAATTGTCTTCAGCATCCAGGAAATAATAGTAAAAACCTGCTCAAAATGAAATGGATTTATGAAAAAGGAACTACTGagtgaagaaaatgttaaaatcaaggtgtctctAAGATTCAGAGTCATCTGTCTCATTACAGATTATGAATCCCAATTTGACATAAAGGTGGCTAATGTCACACACAGGGAAATGATTTGACTTGGAAGCGCTTCTTTGAACCTCTGTTCCCTTGgtgccccccaaccccccaaccccaccccgccAACCCCTTTTTTGTAGAAGTACGTTGACCAGACCGCAAAATTGCCAGCAGATTTCGTAGCGCCCCCTGGGGCAGAAGAGGCACCCAGGCGACTGTCGCAGTCACCGCGTTTAGTCAGTCATTGCACCAACCCTCTTCCTAAGCTTCCGTCTGAAGCCCTTCCCCTAAACTGAGTCGGCTTCCATATTTCCCATCGCGGCCACAACAAaggttctctcttcctctcacttCAGTACATTGGGGACCAGTCTACTGGAGCAGCCTGCTCCTACCCACTCCTCTACCCGGGGATCACGACCCGGGGCTGATCGCCATCTTCCCAAACCCCTCAGGGCCCCGCAGCCTCACCCGCCGCCGCCACCCTCGGCCCTGGCCCCTGTGGGCGGCTCTGTGGAAGAACTGCACTCCGTCCACTCGGACACTGGACCCTGGCCGGGCATCTCCTCCCGTGTGCCCTGACCGCGAGCTATGTGCGGGAGAagctttcccctttcccctcccctgtcAGCACGCGTGCGTCAAGCAGGGCAATACTGGGGGTGAAGAGGCAGACGCCGGATTCCAGCCCCCTCCGATGAAGTCCGGACACTGCCCGAACAGCTTCGGGAGAGCGGGGAGGGCAGATCCACGATCCTGGAGTTAagttgggggaggggcgggagtcCTTTAGTTGATTGAGCGTTTGTACGTTTGCATCTTTTTGTGGAAGGGATGCATCACGGAAAGGAAGTATACCTTCCCTCTAAAACGGAAGGTGCCTTCCACCTCAGTATCCAGATCCTCTGCAAATTTGTAAATCTCGAGGGTCACCATATAGGTCAAACATCAGTACGCAAATAAAGGACCAAGGCACGCGGCTGAGGGATGCAGAGTGTTACGGTTGTCCGTTATCACCAGGGCAACCAGACCTCGCCAGAATCCCAACCTTCTTTTTCAGCCAACTACTTCTGCGCACGCGCAAACCCTCCTCGGGCTTTTCGCAAAACGCGTTTCACATGGGATTTGGCCTTCCGGACACCCCGTAGTCAGAGGCGCGGCAGAACTGAAGACGCAAAAGGAATTTGGACTGCGATTGGTTTGTAGTCGTGTTCCGGGAACTCAGTGGGCGTCGCGCGAAGGCTGAAGGGAGCGTCGTGGTGGCGCTCTGGGTCTCGGCGGCGGGAGGTGTCAGGAACCGCGGGAGCAAGCATGCCTCGGTATGCGCAGCTGGTCATGGGCCCCGCAGGCAGCGGGAAGGTGAGGCTTTGgcggaagaaggagagaaatgtCGAAGTTTGTGGGAGGCTGGGAGGTTCAGGTCCTGAGGGAGGAGCTGGCGGTTGTGTGTATTGGGGACCTTGAGACCCTGGGCAGCTCGCTTCTGCAGTCTGGGCTTCAGtgttccttttgttgttgttttgaaagGAGATTGATGATAGTTGCTAATATTTATTGCGTACTTAAGCCCCAGATACTGCCCCAAGTTATAGCGTACTTAAGCCCCAGATCCTTTCCTGTTAAGGAAAAACAACTTACTTCCTTAAAAATCCTGTGAGTTAAGTCCTGTTACTCCCATTTTGCCGGtaaggaaaatgagacacagaaaggttaagttttTGCTCAGGGTGACACACCTAGTAAATGATGGCTGGAATTTGAATCCAGTTTTGTCTAACTCCAGAATTTGTCCCCAGTCTTTAACCCAGGAGGTTAAAGTGGGGTCTCGTTAATCACTGCTTCTCAGAGATTGAGACGTGGACTTAGGGAATTTGAGGAGACTTTAGGAGGTACATGGGCCTGACATTAATGAGCATTGAATCGTGTATTGAGAAAGTTGCtcccttttcagttttctttcagtTTGCATTGAGGTGAAATCATCAGTTTGGTGCTAGCGTATCTTCAACACTTCTTTAATTCTCAAGTCTTTTTGGAGAGCAGATTTTAGACTCAGAGGTTTtgacaggcaactatattcagcTAGAACTGAAAGAATTTTGTTAAAGTTGCATATAATTTTATGATTACCTTCACGTTATGGAAATTATAACTGGTTTTCTGGTTAGAGATACAGTTTTTTCTTGTAAACAACTATTAAGGGAATCCTATTAGGGGCACTCAAATATGGTAGAAATTGTGACGATATTGATCAAGTAACAGGAGTGTGGGAAACACTGGAGTCTGTGGAGGTGTTGTGTggcttcagttttttgttttttgttttttttttataaatttattttatttatttttgtctgtgttgggtcttcgctgctgtgcgcaggctttctctagttgtggcaagcaggggctactctttgttgtggtgtgcgggcttctcattgcggtggcttctcttgttgcggagcacgggctctaggcacacgggcttcagtagctgtggctcgcgggctctagagcgcaggcttagtagttgtggcacacggggttagttgctctgcggcatgtgggatcttcccggaccagggctcgaacctgtgtcccctccactggcaggcagattcttaaccactgcgccaccggggaagccctggcttcagtttttaaattgaCAAACACGTTGCTCTGATGCTTGGCCTATTCTGGGTGCAGGAGATACACATGCGACTATGATATGGCCCTTGCTTACCCGAAGCCAGTAGTCTATTTGGGAATACTTAGATTAGTTACTTAAAATACAGTGTGATGTATAGAGAGGACCTcctaggcagagagaacagtgtGTGTAAAGTCACTGAGGAGAAAGATAAAAGCATGATAGAGATTATTTCTATATTCTAGATTAATTTTCAGACAGATTGTGTTAGATAGGTATCTTTCTATAAACTTTTGATGCCTGCTACCAGAAATACTCACTGGGCATGTTCTttgtgccaagcattgttctgGGCCCTGGGGATTGTGTAGTGACTAAAACACACTCACAAAGTCCTGTGCACTTGTGGAGTTTATTCAAACATATGAGTCAATTAGAAATAATTATCAAGCATTTATTATGTACCAGGTATTGTTATAGTCCCTGGGCGTATACAACTGAATAAGACACATccctgcctttatttatttacttactttatgGCCTTGCTGTGTGatttgctggatcttagttccctgaccagggatcaaacctgggccttgGCAGTGAAGGTGCCAaattctaaccactggacagccagggaattcccaacacattcccacctttatttttttatcttttattttttaaaaaagtatttatttgtttatttggctgtgccgggtcttagttgcagcacgtgggatctttgttgaggcgagtgggatctttagttgcagcatgcaggctcttagttgctacatgtgggatctagttccctcaaaagggattgaacccagaccccctgcattgggagtatggagtcttagccactggaccaccaggaaagttcccACATCCCTGCCTTTAAATAGagggtgggagagacagacaagtaGCCTAGAGATTTTAACATAGTACATGAGGGATAAAAAATTTTCTAAACCCAAAGTTGTAAACTGATAGTGCACTTCCAGGCTATTTACTGGCCTGATATTCTCTCATCTTGGAATGTTACTCCCCTGGCTTGGCAAGCACACTGCTGTCTCTCAGCTCAGATATTCCCTTCTCAGAGACATCGTCCCTGAGCACCCCACCTAAAGCTTTGTTTGGACTGTACCAATCCTAGTGGAGACACCTTGTGTCAGGTGCTGCAATGTGTAATCAGAAATCTTCCCTTTAAATTCCACTTGTTGCATGTTAGAGCAGTAAGGAGCCTTGGTGATCATGGAGGCCATTCCAGTTAGAGACAAGAAAATTGAGGGACAGATTGGAAAAGCACCCTCCCCAGAGTTACCCATGAGTCCGAGCCAGGTCTGGATCTGCAGCCCAGTCAGGTgtcctgactcccagcccagtgccttttccctcttttcagtCAGCTTCTTGGTCAATGAAGGAATAGTTTTGGCCTTAGTAGACACGGCTCAAGGGGTGTGGAGAGTCCTTCTGGAGGTGTAGAGGGTAAGCACTGCACTGCTTGTTGCTCTAACCCCTCATGCTTTGTGACATTACAGAGCACCTATTGTGCCACCATTGTCCAGCACTGTGAAGCCCTCAATCGGTCTGTCCAAGTTGTGAACCTAGATCCTGCAGCAGAACATTTCAACTACTCCGTGATGGCTGGTAAGTCCTGAGCAGAGCCTTGCCCCTCCTTCAGGAAAAATAGGGGAGTAGGGAGGCAGTGAGCACTGGCTGCTCAACACAGAAGCTGAAAATTAATACAGTCTGGTCCCCTGGTTTTGTGGTGAACAACATGAGGCTGAATGTCATTTGGTGACATCAGCTCATGTTGATGTATGTGACAGTATCCTTTCTTAGTCTCTGAAGTAAGAATTAAAAATGAGTAGACTCCTCCCTCACCACCcttcccttttgtttctttcatgttTGATCATGTTTGGTAAACCTGTTTTACTGCTGATCATACTATAAGTGAACAacctaaatgttttgttttgtcttttaagtcttttaatttattcattcaattgtCTGTTGAACACCTACTTTATGCCAGGCACCAGGGTTATAGCAGAGGACAAGACAGATACTATCCCTACCTTTGTGGACCTTTTAGCAAGGGAGATAAGCAAAATGATAAACATGTTACAGATTGTGGTAAGGACTGCTTTAGGCTGATGAGAAGGAATAACTGGGAGAGGTTGCTTTAGGGATGACGTCTCTGAGAAGGAGCTCTTTGGGCCTAGACCTGAAGATGGTAGTGTGCTCACCGAGTTGGAAGAATATCAAGGTCACTATATAAGGGAGAGATGGGAAAGGGCTTGGTGTGTTCCAGAAAAAGCGAAGATGCTGATAAGCTGGGGCATAAGGAGTGAAGGAAAGAGATGGGTAGGAGCTAGTAGGACATGAGAAGTAtggattttttcctgttttttaccCTGTTTAGTCTGTTTGGGccgctgtaacaaaataccagactgggtggcttataaacaacagaaatggatttctcacagttcaggaggccgGAAGTCCAATATTAGGGTGCTGCCAGCATGGTCAGATTCTGGCGAAGGCCCTCTTCCCAGTTGTAGACTgctgacttctcactgtgtcctcacatgatggaagggggagagggacctcttttataaaagcactaatcccattcacctccccaaagccccacctaCTAGTATCATCATCCTGGGCGttaggttttcaacatatgagttttagAGGGACACAAATACTCAATTTATAAGGGACTTCGCTGGCAGTCCAGTAggtaggactccacgcttccattgcagggggcatgggttcaatccctggtcggggaactaagatcccgcaagctgtgtgcgGCACAGccacccccctcaaaaaaaaaaaatcctcaatttACAGCACCTTTCAACAGTGGAATGTCATTAGAGGGTTTCCAGCAGGGGGAGAGGATTGACATCTGATTTAcggttttcttttgttatttttttggtgaggggttatttgtttttttaatatttatttatttatttggttgtggcgagtcttagttgcggcttgtgagctccttagttgcggctcgctggcttcttggttgtggcacatgggttccttagttgcggcttgagggctccttagttgtggcatgctaacTCTCACTTAcagcgtgcatgtgggatctagttcccagaccagggatcaaatccgggccccctgcattgggagcatgaagtcttaaccactgtgccaccagggaagtccctgatttatgtttttaatcttttttttttttttttttttttttttgcggtacgcgggtctctcactgttgtgacctctcccgccgcggaccacaggctccggacgtgcaggcccagtggccatggcttacgggcccagccgctctgcggcacgtgggatccccccggaccggggcacgaacccgcgtcccctgcatcggcaggcggactcccaacaactgcgccaccagggaagccccctgatttatgtttttaaaaataactggctCTCAGATGAAAAATGGACTCTAGAGGGTCAAGAGTCGAAGCAGGGACCAGCAGTGAGGCTATTACAGTTGTCTAGGTGGCTTGGACTAGGGTGATCATGGTGGAGATACAAAGGAGCAGGCAGATATGGTATATATTTTGCAAGTAGAATTAGCAGCATTTTGTGGGAGATTGAACTAGAAGGGTGTAGGAAAGGGAGAGATCAGGGGTCACTCTTAGGTTTCTGACTTGAGCTGTTGAGTGCATGATATTGTTTACTGAGGAGGAAGACAAATCGGTTTAAGTTTGAGGCAGTTCTCTTTGCACTTGCTAAGTTTGAGATGTCTGATAGCTATCTAAGAGGTTATACCAAGAAGGcattcggggacttccctggtggcacagtggttgggaatccgcctgccaacgcaggggacacgggttcaagccgtggtctgggaagatcccacataccgtggaacaactaagcccctgcgccacaactactgagcctgcgctctagagcccgtgagccacaactactgagcccgcgtgctgcaactactgaagcccacaagccttgAAGGTGTCTCATCTTCAGGGGTCTGGTAGAGGAGGTGGGGTCAGTGAGGTAGGAAAAAAGTCAGGAAAATGTAGCATCAAAGAAGccaggaggggacttccctggtggcgcagtggttaagaatccacctgccagtgcaggggacacgggttcaaaccctggtccaggaagatcccacatgctgtggagcaactgagcttgtgcaccacaactactgagcctgcactctagagcccgtgctccgcaacaagagaagccactgcaatgagaagcctgcgcaccgcaatgaagagtagcctccgctcaccacaagtagagaaagcctgcacgcaagcaacgaagacccaacacagccaaaaataaataagtaaatctatttaaaaaaagcgAGGAGAAG includes these proteins:
- the FAM216A gene encoding protein FAM216A isoform X2, with amino-acid sequence MPGQGPVSEWTECSSSTEPPTGARAEGGGGGSAGYSYYQNSKDRFKDGHKMNSHIAMLQELWKTPQVQTIHIPKSMTETSFLKHPDLTLGQKRYLCSIAKIYNANYLRTLMKRQYMHVTQHSSQKPGVLTHHRSHLSSRYSQKQHYPCTTWRHQLEREDSGPSNIAAASAPEMIIQHSLWRPVRNKESLKTGYASKTRCKSLKIFRKPGRLFMQSVSINDSESYMNEEKKEDDLLNKCMQSMSIEEHGEHLMLT
- the FAM216A gene encoding protein FAM216A isoform X1, whose translation is MPGQGPVSEWTECSSSTEPPTGARAEGGGGGSAGYSYYQNSKGIDRFKDGHKMNSHIAMLQELWKTPQVQTIHIPKSMTETSFLKHPDLTLGQKRYLCSIAKIYNANYLRTLMKRQYMHVTQHSSQKPGVLTHHRSHLSSRYSQKQHYPCTTWRHQLEREDSGPSNIAAASAPEMIIQHSLWRPVRNKESLKTGYASKTRCKSLKIFRKPGRLFMQSVSINDSESYMNEEKKEDDLLNKCMQSMSIEEHGEHLMLT